A genomic stretch from Heterodontus francisci isolate sHetFra1 chromosome 23, sHetFra1.hap1, whole genome shotgun sequence includes:
- the LOC137382936 gene encoding submandibular gland secretory Glx-rich protein CA-like, producing MSTLPRPDRLRPTKSKPDQNSPNQNEPDQNSPKQAELDQHSPNQTKLDQHGPKQTEQVQHSPKKTELDQHSPKQTELDQYSPNQTELDQHGPKQTDTVQTRPAQSKPDKHSPNQDQHIPTQTNTVQSRPSKSKPDRHNPNQTNTDQTRPAPSKPDQHSSNQTRPNQPNTVQTRLKQTSTVQPRPTQTKPD from the coding sequence ATGTCCACACTGCCCAGACCAGACAGACTCAGACCAACAAAGTCGAAACCAGACCAAAACAGTCCAAACCAGAACGAACCAGATCAAAACAGTCCAAAGCAGGCCGAACTGGACCAACACAGTCCAAACCAGACCAAACTGGACCAACATGGTCCAAAGCAGACCGAACAAGTCCAACACAGTCCAAAAAAGACCGAACTAGACCAACACAGTCCAAAGCAGACCGAACTAGACCAATACAGTCCAAACCAGACTGAACTAGACCAACACGGTCCAAAGCAGACTGACACAGTCCAAACCAGACCAGCACAGTCCAAACCAGACAAACACAGTCCAAACCAAGACCAACACATTCCAACCCAGACCAACACAGTCCAAAGCAGACCATCAAAGTCCAAACCTGACCGACACAATCCAAACCAGACCAACACAGACCAAACTAGACCAGCACCATCCAAACCAGACCAACACAGTTCAAACCAGACCAGACCAAACCAGCCGAACACAGTCCAAACCAGACTGAAGCAGACCAGCACAGTCCAACCCAGACCAACACAGACCAAACCAGACTGA